The genomic interval AGATATGCGTCCCGTGTCAGCCATAGTTCTTCCATCCGGTACATATGCCAGTAATCGTGCATGAAAATGTGCCGGGCAAATATATGTAAGCCGTATTGTCTGTATTCGGGGTGCACTGCAAGCCGCTTCCAGTCCTCAGGTATCGCTTCGGTGAGTCTTTCAACGATGGCCGTACGACCCTTTTTAAAGTCTGCTAAGGACTGCGTAATCGTCGGGAGTTTTTTTTGCCCTTGCTCTTCGTCTTCGGTTGGGAAGAAGGGTACGAATTCAGGGGTATCCTCATCAAGAATTCTGGTTATCCTTTCCAGCCCCATTGGCTGCACATCCGCAAGATGAGCCAGGTGTTCAGCAATGGACCAGAAGTTTTCACCGCGTTTGATGTATAAATCTTTTTCAGGGATTGCTGCCACGAATGCTGAAAGAATAGTGTGGCTGTCGCTAAGTCCTCGCAGTATGGCTTCAATATCTGGACGGTGCTGAGACTCTATCATGTTCGCCTCCGTAATGATGTGATTGTACAATGCGGCAATTTAATATCTTTCTTCTTTATTAGATATGCTGAAATTCTAGTCAATTAATTTGTTATTTGTCTATTAAATAAATTGTCGTTTTGCGCATGGTTGCGAACCTTGTGTGTCTAGAGTACTTCAAAATTTATTAATTAAATATATAGGAGTTTTCATGAATAATATTGTTTCCGAATCATTAATAGTTAAGCCTATTAAGCGTAAAGACGGCACATATGTTTTGCGTCTGTGCGTTAATCAAGGTCAGCTCACTGTAGGTATGCTTAAAACTGTCATGGAAACCATGACCAAGTTTAATTTAACTTCACTTAGAGCCACAACCGGCCAGCGCATGAATCTTGAGGGTATTCCGGATGATAAACTGGATGAAGTTATTGCAAGTATTGGCGTAGCTGTTGAAAAGCCGCTTCCTGAAATAACTGTTTGCCCCGGAGCTGGAATCTGTGTGTACGGCGTTCAGGAAACACGCTCTATGGGTGACAAAATATTATCCCTGATACAAGAAAACGGTCCTTATCCTTATAAAATAAAAACCGGAGTTTCCGGTTGTAAAATGTCATGCGGTTTAAGTTATGTGCGTGATATCGGATTAATCGGCGGCCCCAAAGGATGGGATGTCTCCTTCGGCGGAGCTGCGACAAGAAACGCCGGAGTCGGAATTCCGCTTGGTAAGGCTGTAAGTTCAGAAGATGCTTTAAATTTGATTGCTAAGGCTCTCGTGTTTTATCGTGAAAATGGTAAGAAACGTGAACGTACATCCGGCATGATTAA from Desulfovibrio gilichinskyi carries:
- a CDS encoding DinB family protein, translating into MIESQHRPDIEAILRGLSDSHTILSAFVAAIPEKDLYIKRGENFWSIAEHLAHLADVQPMGLERITRILDEDTPEFVPFFPTEDEEQGQKKLPTITQSLADFKKGRTAIVERLTEAIPEDWKRLAVHPEYRQYGLHIFARHIFMHDYWHMYRMEELWLTRDAYLKK
- a CDS encoding nitrite reductase, which gives rise to MNNIVSESLIVKPIKRKDGTYVLRLCVNQGQLTVGMLKTVMETMTKFNLTSLRATTGQRMNLEGIPDDKLDEVIASIGVAVEKPLPEITVCPGAGICVYGVQETRSMGDKILSLIQENGPYPYKIKTGVSGCKMSCGLSYVRDIGLIGGPKGWDVSFGGAATRNAGVGIPLGKAVSSEDALNLIAKALVFYRENGKKRERTSGMINRLGAEEVLAALK